A window of Clostridium botulinum BKT015925 contains these coding sequences:
- the sfsA gene encoding DNA/RNA nuclease SfsA, whose amino-acid sequence MKINNNIIKAKFIKRPNRFIAYVQLNNEEIKVHVPNTGRCKEILIPDTTVILREGRNPNRKTKYDLIAAYKEDKLINIDSQIPNAVVEEALKNQKIKNLSTFYNMKREQVFGNSRFDFKLWDDKGAEYYLEVKGVTFEEDGYCMFPDAPTDRGTRHLLELIDAKKSGKNAGVLFLVQFNGANKFSPYEEMDKKFAEALRLAYKEGVDIFCYDCNVGENYIELNNNIDIKL is encoded by the coding sequence ATGAAAATTAATAATAATATTATAAAAGCAAAATTTATAAAAAGACCTAATAGATTTATAGCATATGTTCAGTTAAATAATGAAGAAATAAAAGTTCATGTACCCAATACTGGAAGATGTAAGGAAATTCTTATACCAGATACTACTGTGATTTTAAGAGAAGGTAGAAATCCTAATAGAAAAACTAAATATGATTTAATAGCGGCATATAAAGAAGATAAATTAATAAATATAGATTCTCAAATACCAAATGCAGTAGTAGAGGAAGCTTTAAAAAACCAAAAAATCAAAAATCTTAGTACGTTTTATAACATGAAAAGGGAACAAGTATTTGGAAATAGTAGATTTGATTTTAAATTGTGGGATGATAAAGGCGCTGAATATTATTTAGAAGTTAAAGGAGTAACTTTTGAAGAAGACGGCTATTGTATGTTTCCGGATGCACCAACAGATAGAGGTACAAGACATTTATTAGAACTTATAGATGCAAAAAAATCAGGAAAAAATGCAGGCGTATTATTTCTAGTACAATTTAATGGTGCAAATAAGTTTTCACCCTATGAAGAAATGGATAAAAAATTTGCTGAAGCTTTAAGACTTGCGTATAAAGAAGGGGTAGATATTTTTTGCTATGATTGTAATGTTGGAGAAAATTATATAGAGCTTAATAACAATATAGATATAAAATTATAG
- a CDS encoding N-acetylmuramoyl-L-alanine amidase family protein, which translates to MKKIKLILLSSIIIFTFSACKNKDIDNKKEVTSNKVEAINNKVSLKNQNNNSQQDTLHKESNKISDEKKDVNKEDNENNKKENSKEKNQVKSQSKILNKVIVLDPGHANRPDLKKEPVSPNSKVMKFRQTGGADGVVTKIPEYKINMNVALKLKKYLEKKGFTVIMTKTDNNKTMSNIERAKVGNNFNAALVIRLHADSSDNKSVNGASMLIPSSSGSIPSVYKVSRTYGENIITILTKEVGMKNRGVIERSDLTGFNWSKVPVILVEMGFLSNPEEDKKLSNDIYQDNIAKALSNGVCKIFK; encoded by the coding sequence ATGAAAAAAATAAAATTAATTTTGTTATCATCAATTATAATTTTTACATTTTCAGCATGTAAAAATAAAGATATAGATAATAAAAAAGAGGTTACTTCAAACAAAGTTGAAGCAATAAATAATAAGGTATCTTTAAAAAATCAAAATAATAATAGTCAACAGGATACTTTGCATAAGGAAAGTAATAAAATTTCTGATGAAAAAAAAGATGTAAATAAAGAAGATAATGAAAATAATAAGAAAGAAAATAGCAAGGAAAAAAATCAGGTAAAATCTCAAAGTAAAATTTTAAATAAAGTAATAGTATTAGATCCAGGACATGCAAATAGACCTGATTTAAAAAAAGAACCTGTATCCCCGAATTCAAAAGTTATGAAATTTAGACAAACAGGGGGAGCTGATGGAGTTGTAACTAAAATACCTGAGTATAAAATAAATATGAACGTAGCATTAAAATTAAAAAAATATTTAGAGAAAAAAGGTTTTACTGTTATTATGACTAAAACTGATAATAATAAGACTATGAGTAATATAGAAAGAGCAAAAGTAGGAAATAATTTTAATGCAGCGTTAGTTATAAGATTACATGCAGATTCTTCTGATAATAAATCAGTAAATGGAGCATCTATGCTTATACCATCAAGTAGTGGAAGCATACCTAGTGTTTATAAGGTAAGCAGAACATATGGTGAAAATATTATAACTATCTTAACTAAAGAAGTTGGAATGAAAAATAGAGGAGTTATAGAAAGAAGTGATTTAACGGGGTTTAATTGGTCTAAGGTTCCGGTTATTCTAGTGGAGATGGGGTTTTTATCGAATCCAGAAGAAGATAAGAAATTAAGCAATGATATATATCAAGATAATATAGCAAAGGCATTATCAAATGGAGTATGCAAAATTTTTAAGTAA
- a CDS encoding mechanosensitive ion channel family protein: protein MDEAQEAFQETVKTITILGQKISVDTATYIGIGVGIFFVCLILRKLFTKLIVAISLKISKKTKTQFNRKITEAFKGPMGTFFIVIGAYFAIIFFGKAFEYDLKKSILLKRILDSLIIMIISKGFCNLTDEYSWLYEELSEKLNSKLDKIVFSFLAKMVKFIIITLTIIVVLSEWGYNVSGFITGIGIGGAAIAFAAKDALANIIAGFMIIFDKPFSIGDYIRTSNVEGIVEGINFRSTKIRALDKSIIVEPNSTIANGTIINLTRRNSRKLNFTIGLSYSTTKEQMQKCLYEIREMLKKNKNIINDTMHVNFNEFAESSLNIVINCFTNTSDYTKYLKIKEDINFKIMTIVQQCGTSMAFPSTSIYFENPLIKNNETKED, encoded by the coding sequence ATGGACGAAGCACAAGAAGCATTTCAGGAAACGGTAAAAACTATAACTATTCTAGGTCAAAAAATAAGTGTAGATACAGCAACTTATATAGGAATAGGCGTAGGAATATTTTTCGTATGTTTGATTCTTAGAAAATTATTTACGAAACTAATTGTAGCTATATCTCTCAAAATAAGTAAAAAAACTAAGACTCAATTTAATAGAAAGATAACAGAGGCATTTAAAGGTCCAATGGGAACCTTTTTTATAGTTATAGGTGCTTATTTTGCAATCATATTCTTTGGAAAGGCTTTTGAATATGATTTAAAGAAAAGTATACTTTTAAAAAGAATATTAGATTCATTAATTATAATGATAATATCAAAAGGTTTTTGCAATTTAACAGATGAATATTCATGGTTATATGAAGAATTATCAGAAAAGCTAAATTCAAAGTTAGATAAAATAGTATTTTCTTTTTTAGCAAAGATGGTTAAATTTATAATAATTACTTTAACTATAATAGTTGTATTAAGTGAATGGGGATATAATGTAAGTGGATTTATAACTGGTATAGGAATTGGTGGTGCTGCAATAGCATTTGCTGCTAAGGATGCTTTAGCAAATATAATTGCAGGATTTATGATTATATTTGATAAGCCATTTTCTATTGGAGATTATATAAGAACTTCTAATGTTGAAGGAATAGTTGAAGGAATTAATTTTAGAAGTACTAAAATTAGAGCTTTAGATAAAAGCATTATAGTGGAACCTAATTCTACAATAGCCAATGGGACAATTATAAATTTGACAAGACGAAATTCAAGAAAATTAAATTTTACTATTGGACTTTCATATAGTACAACAAAAGAACAAATGCAAAAATGTTTATATGAAATTAGAGAGATGCTGAAAAAAAATAAAAATATAATAAATGATACTATGCATGTTAATTTTAATGAATTTGCAGAGAGTAGTTTAAATATAGTTATCAATTGTTTTACTAATACATCAGACTATACTAAATATTTAAAAATAAAAGAAGATATAAATTTTAAAATAATGACCATAGTACAACAATGTGGAACATCAATGGCATTCCCAAGTACGAGCATATATTTTGAAAATCCCCTAATAAAAAATAATGAAACTAAAGAAGATTAA
- a CDS encoding NAD(+) diphosphatase, whose product MKYRFCPICGRELDIRNSWDEGDVPYCPVDDTMFFDLPKPCIVVAVLKGNEVLLMKQSYIFKNSKVLVSGYVNVGENVEETVIREVKEETGITINNLKYLGSDVVKSSELLMLTFMADYVEGDIVKSKEVEWVDWSNINNAISQMSEDEIGKTVIRKVLKEKEEFINKL is encoded by the coding sequence ATGAAGTATAGATTCTGTCCTATATGTGGAAGAGAATTAGATATACGTAATAGTTGGGATGAAGGCGATGTTCCATATTGTCCAGTAGATGATACAATGTTTTTTGATTTGCCTAAACCATGTATAGTTGTGGCGGTTTTAAAAGGCAATGAAGTTCTTTTAATGAAACAAAGTTATATATTTAAAAATTCTAAAGTTTTAGTATCTGGATATGTTAATGTAGGTGAGAATGTAGAGGAAACAGTTATAAGAGAAGTAAAAGAGGAAACTGGAATAACAATAAATAACTTAAAATATCTTGGAAGTGATGTTGTAAAGTCCTCAGAACTTTTAATGTTAACCTTTATGGCTGATTATGTAGAAGGTGACATTGTAAAATCAAAGGAAGTAGAGTGGGTTGATTGGAGTAATATAAATAACGCTATTTCTCAGATGAGTGAAGACGAAATAGGCAAAACTGTAATTAGAAAAGTACTAAAAGAGAAAGAAGAATTTATTAATAAGTTATAA
- a CDS encoding MFS transporter, with translation MKNMLKRNDKLKRVIPIVFIFIMMILIAMFDNIRGPFVPTIKNDFGVNNKEISATLLACSLGYMVFTYLGGFLSEKIGHKKVFILGFLLIIVSPIGLFFSKSFIIYMINLFILNAGQALIAIGINTMIPLIAVGFQAILMNLTHFFYGLGATFAQRTAGIMLYEGITWRQVYLGIAITSSIIFLGFIFIKIPKTNIDKESEKINYKEILSNKLVYLYMGTLGFYMAAEQNTGSWFVNFMHDNYGFKENKSSFYAALFFGMLTLGRLLGGFIVEKIGYMKSVLLSVLSALILYLVGLILGQGGIIIIAISGIFFAIVFPTMVVTISHVFEKNVSYITGLVVTVGSFIGMLMNLLIGALNDIIGVYKAYFIMPICLLLCLICTYVIYINTRKMLDRR, from the coding sequence ATGAAAAATATGTTAAAGAGAAATGACAAATTAAAAAGAGTTATTCCAATTGTATTTATTTTTATAATGATGATTTTGATTGCAATGTTCGATAATATAAGAGGACCATTTGTTCCAACTATAAAAAATGATTTTGGAGTAAATAATAAAGAAATTTCAGCTACTTTATTGGCATGTTCATTAGGATATATGGTTTTCACATATTTAGGTGGATTTTTAAGTGAAAAAATAGGTCATAAAAAAGTATTTATATTAGGATTTTTATTGATTATAGTTTCACCAATAGGACTATTCTTTTCTAAAAGTTTTATAATATATATGATAAATTTATTTATATTAAATGCAGGTCAAGCACTTATAGCTATAGGTATTAATACTATGATTCCATTAATAGCTGTTGGATTCCAAGCTATACTTATGAATTTAACACATTTTTTCTATGGATTAGGTGCTACATTTGCACAAAGAACTGCAGGAATTATGCTTTATGAAGGAATAACATGGAGACAAGTTTATTTAGGGATAGCGATTACATCTAGTATAATATTCTTAGGATTTATTTTCATAAAAATACCAAAGACGAATATAGATAAAGAATCTGAAAAAATAAATTATAAAGAAATTTTAAGCAATAAATTGGTGTATTTATATATGGGTACATTAGGATTTTATATGGCAGCTGAACAAAATACAGGAAGTTGGTTTGTAAACTTCATGCATGATAACTATGGATTTAAGGAAAATAAAAGTTCATTTTATGCAGCACTATTTTTTGGAATGTTAACACTTGGAAGACTCTTAGGCGGGTTTATAGTAGAGAAAATAGGTTATATGAAAAGTGTTTTACTTTCAGTGTTAAGTGCATTAATATTATATTTAGTAGGTTTAATATTAGGACAAGGCGGAATAATAATAATTGCAATTTCCGGTATATTTTTTGCTATTGTATTCCCAACAATGGTTGTAACTATAAGTCATGTGTTTGAAAAAAATGTATCATACATAACTGGTTTAGTTGTAACCGTAGGATCATTTATAGGTATGTTAATGAATCTTCTAATAGGTGCATTAAATGATATTATAGGAGTTTATAAAGCATATTTTATAATGCCGATTTGTTTATTATTATGTCTTATCTGTACTTATGTAATTTATATAAATACTAGAAAGATGTTAGATAGAAGGTAA
- a CDS encoding tRNA threonylcarbamoyladenosine dehydratase, which translates to MGNWLTRTEKILGVESIETLKKSKVVILGVGGVGGFATEGIARSGVGAIVLVDKDVVDITNINRQIIATNSSIGKSKVEVMKERIKDINPECNIKVHKVFIGEDNLGEIIDLDTDYVIDAIDTVSSKIALAVWCEKHNVNLISSMGTGNKLDPTKLEISDIYNTKVCPLAKVMRRELKRRNVKHLKVIYSQEQPIKPMIREEEINMRKKSPGSVSFVPSVAGLIIAGEVVKNLIKKDEKYVKEK; encoded by the coding sequence ATGGGAAACTGGTTAACTAGAACAGAAAAAATATTAGGGGTAGAGAGTATTGAAACACTAAAAAAATCTAAAGTTGTTATATTAGGTGTTGGTGGAGTAGGTGGCTTTGCTACAGAAGGTATTGCAAGAAGTGGAGTGGGGGCCATTGTTTTAGTTGATAAAGATGTAGTAGATATAACTAACATAAACAGACAAATAATAGCTACTAATAGTAGTATTGGAAAGTCTAAAGTGGAAGTTATGAAAGAAAGAATAAAAGACATTAATCCTGAATGTAATATTAAAGTTCATAAAGTATTTATAGGAGAAGATAACTTAGGGGAAATCATAGACTTAGATACGGATTATGTAATCGATGCTATAGATACAGTATCATCAAAAATAGCTTTAGCCGTTTGGTGTGAGAAACATAATGTAAACCTTATTAGTAGTATGGGAACTGGAAATAAACTAGATCCTACAAAACTAGAAATAAGTGATATATATAACACTAAAGTATGCCCTTTGGCTAAAGTTATGAGAAGAGAACTAAAAAGGAGAAATGTAAAACATCTTAAAGTCATTTACTCTCAAGAACAACCGATAAAACCAATGATCAGGGAAGAAGAAATAAATATGAGAAAAAAATCACCTGGGAGTGTTTCATTCGTACCTTCTGTTGCTGGGTTAATTATTGCAGGGGAAGTTGTAAAAAATTTAATTAAGAAGGATGAAAAATATGTTAAAGAGAAATGA
- a CDS encoding GNAT family N-acetyltransferase, with translation MGREDGVEIKYVNGKNTEYIIKDNYGINLGRIYIVDFSKENKYCCFRIKFYKKDKAHVIQLKKSLNMMIKSIFKNNDIHKISVIAEEDIMTSVFVDLGFMLEGVLQESILSNNLYKSELIFGIDADTFKNANNINVFRLEGIHVELKILTPEDSQDVYDYYIRNKDHLEPFEPARDSEFYTLEGQRSLLMEGYKQFLNGTSINFGIYINKKFIGKIQLSNIVMGIFHNAFVGYSIDREYQGKGYMKEALSILLDYAFEDMELHRIEASTLVENIRSQKVLQNCGFKEVGVSEKYLFINGKWRDHKIFYITKE, from the coding sequence ATGGGTAGAGAAGATGGTGTTGAAATTAAATATGTTAATGGTAAAAATACAGAATATATTATAAAAGATAATTATGGCATAAATCTTGGAAGAATATATATAGTTGACTTTAGCAAAGAGAATAAATACTGCTGTTTTAGAATAAAGTTTTATAAAAAAGATAAAGCACATGTAATACAATTAAAAAAGTCTTTAAATATGATGATAAAATCGATATTTAAAAATAATGATATACATAAAATAAGTGTTATTGCCGAGGAAGATATAATGACATCTGTTTTTGTGGATTTAGGATTTATGCTAGAAGGGGTATTACAAGAAAGTATACTATCAAATAATTTATACAAAAGTGAATTGATTTTTGGTATAGATGCAGATACTTTTAAAAATGCCAATAATATAAATGTATTTAGACTTGAGGGAATACATGTTGAGTTAAAGATTTTAACACCAGAAGACTCACAAGATGTATATGATTATTATATTAGAAATAAAGATCATCTTGAACCATTTGAACCAGCGAGAGATTCAGAGTTTTACACATTAGAAGGACAAAGAAGTCTTTTAATGGAAGGATATAAGCAATTTTTAAATGGAACTAGTATAAACTTTGGAATATATATAAATAAAAAATTTATAGGAAAAATTCAATTAAGTAATATAGTAATGGGGATATTTCATAATGCTTTTGTTGGATATTCTATAGATAGGGAGTATCAAGGAAAAGGGTATATGAAGGAAGCTCTAAGTATTCTTTTAGATTATGCCTTTGAGGATATGGAACTTCATAGAATAGAAGCAAGCACATTAGTTGAAAATATTCGTTCACAAAAGGTACTTCAAAACTGTGGATTTAAAGAAGTAGGGGTTAGTGAGAAATACTTATTCATCAATGGTAAATGGAGAGATCATAAGATATTTTATATAACAAAGGAATAA